The following proteins are encoded in a genomic region of alpha proteobacterium U9-1i:
- a CDS encoding protein containing domains DUF403: MLARAADSMFWLARYMERLDALARMMEAAQMMAGLSNQDEEWKSTLIAVGADEGYFAKHDVVTPERAALFMGCDRDNPNSILNCLDQARINARAMRTMLTRDMWEAVNGAWLEGRRFGAKEFMPEMLPDTLDWVRQAATRFAGACQTTMLRNEIFHFIELGQALERADNTARILDVKYHVLLPSYSGVGGMLDYYQWTTILRAVSAVRAYQYMYKDEVKPWNVAELMVLRPEFPRSLRACYDKITQCLDSISADHGGRRGECHRLAGAISAQLRYARIEDIFQSGLHEHVTQLIDRTNDLGDAVFAFYMR; encoded by the coding sequence ATGCTAGCTCGCGCCGCCGACAGCATGTTCTGGCTCGCCCGGTATATGGAACGGCTGGATGCGCTCGCGCGCATGATGGAAGCCGCGCAGATGATGGCCGGCCTCTCCAATCAGGATGAGGAATGGAAATCCACTTTGATCGCCGTGGGCGCCGACGAAGGGTATTTCGCGAAGCATGATGTGGTCACGCCGGAACGCGCGGCTCTGTTCATGGGCTGCGATCGCGACAATCCAAATTCAATCCTGAACTGCCTCGATCAAGCGCGTATCAACGCGCGCGCCATGCGGACGATGCTCACGCGCGACATGTGGGAAGCCGTGAACGGCGCATGGCTTGAGGGACGCCGCTTCGGCGCGAAGGAATTCATGCCGGAGATGTTGCCGGATACGCTCGATTGGGTGCGTCAAGCGGCGACGCGTTTCGCCGGCGCCTGTCAAACGACGATGCTGCGCAACGAAATTTTCCATTTCATCGAACTCGGCCAGGCGCTCGAGCGTGCCGACAACACCGCGCGCATTCTCGACGTCAAATACCACGTGCTGCTGCCGTCCTACTCAGGCGTCGGCGGCATGTTGGATTATTATCAATGGACCACGATCCTGCGTGCGGTGTCGGCGGTTCGCGCGTACCAATATATGTATAAGGACGAGGTGAAGCCTTGGAACGTGGCCGAGCTGATGGTGCTGCGCCCCGAGTTCCCGCGCTCATTGCGCGCATGCTATGACAAAATCACACAGTGCCTCGACTCCATCTCCGCCGACCATGGCGGGCGTCGCGGCGAATGCCACAGGCTTGCAGGCGCCATATCCGCGCAACTCCGCTATGCAAGAATCGAGGACATTTTTCAGTCCGGTTTGCACGAACACGTCACCCAACTCATTGACCGAACAAACGATCTAGGCGACGCCGTATTCGCGTTTTACATGCGCTGA
- a CDS encoding protein containing domains DUF404, DUF407 — translation MRDIFDEMSGADGVTRPAYAAIETWLKATPPAILAAKREEAERLFRRTGITFAVYTEGGDPERLIPFDIIPRVIDSDEWATLERGLIQRVKALNAFLADIYGEREIISAGKIPTELVDDNPAYQKLMIKCATPRGIYTHIAGIDLVRTGPDEFYVLEDNCRTPSGVSYMLEDRAVMMRLFPDLFANAGVEPISRYPEFLLRTLQSIAPPRCEGEPTVVVLTPGQYNSAYYEHTFLADEMGVELVEGVDLIVRDNQVFTRTTRGPKKVDVIYRRIDDDYLDPLAFRPDSALGVPGLMQAYCAGNVTLANAPGAGVADDKAVYVYVPEMVRFYLGEEPILKNVPTWDCAKDDALAYVLDHLDELVVKETRGSGGYGMLVGPHATKKQRADFAKKLRKSPSAYIAQPTLALSTCPTFVESGVAPRHIDLRPFVLCGADKIRIVPGGLTRVALTEGSLVVNSSQGGGTKDTWVLRAPNGGASK, via the coding sequence ATGCGGGACATCTTCGATGAAATGAGCGGCGCCGATGGCGTCACCCGCCCCGCGTACGCGGCCATCGAAACCTGGCTGAAGGCGACCCCGCCTGCGATCCTCGCTGCCAAGCGCGAGGAAGCAGAGCGTCTGTTTCGCCGCACCGGCATCACCTTCGCCGTGTACACCGAAGGCGGCGATCCCGAGCGACTGATCCCGTTCGACATCATTCCCCGCGTGATCGACTCCGATGAATGGGCGACTTTGGAGCGGGGCCTTATTCAGCGCGTAAAGGCACTGAACGCGTTTTTGGCCGACATCTACGGCGAACGCGAAATTATCTCGGCCGGAAAGATCCCCACCGAGCTGGTGGACGATAACCCGGCCTATCAAAAGCTGATGATAAAATGCGCGACGCCGCGCGGCATCTACACCCACATCGCCGGCATCGATCTTGTGCGCACTGGGCCAGACGAATTTTACGTGCTGGAGGACAATTGCCGCACGCCATCGGGCGTCAGCTACATGCTGGAAGATCGCGCCGTAATGATGCGCCTCTTCCCGGATCTGTTCGCCAATGCCGGCGTCGAGCCGATCTCGCGCTACCCTGAATTCCTGTTGCGAACTTTGCAATCGATTGCCCCGCCGCGCTGCGAAGGAGAACCGACCGTCGTCGTGCTTACACCAGGCCAGTACAACAGCGCCTATTACGAGCACACCTTTCTCGCTGACGAGATGGGCGTTGAATTGGTCGAAGGCGTCGATTTGATCGTCCGCGACAATCAGGTGTTCACGCGCACCACCCGCGGACCCAAAAAGGTCGATGTCATCTATCGCCGCATCGACGACGATTACCTCGACCCGCTCGCCTTCCGGCCTGATAGCGCACTCGGCGTTCCTGGACTGATGCAAGCTTATTGCGCCGGCAATGTCACGCTCGCTAACGCGCCCGGCGCGGGTGTGGCCGACGACAAGGCCGTCTACGTCTATGTTCCCGAGATGGTGCGCTTCTATTTGGGTGAGGAACCGATCCTCAAGAACGTGCCAACATGGGATTGCGCCAAGGACGACGCGCTCGCCTACGTGCTCGACCACCTCGACGAATTGGTCGTGAAGGAAACGCGCGGCTCCGGCGGCTACGGAATGCTCGTCGGCCCGCACGCCACGAAGAAACAACGTGCGGACTTCGCCAAGAAATTGCGCAAGAGCCCTTCGGCCTACATCGCTCAACCGACTCTCGCACTGTCCACTTGCCCCACCTTTGTGGAAAGCGGCGTCGCGCCCCGTCACATCGATCTGCGCCCGTTCGTGCTCTGTGGCGCAGACAAAATCCGCATCGTGCCCGGCGGACTTACCCGTGTCGCGCTCACCGAGGGCTCGCTGGTGGTCAATTCCAGCCAAGGCGGCGGCACCAAAGACACATGGGTGCTCCGCGCGCCAAACGGCGGAGCGTCCAAATAA
- a CDS encoding non-specific DNA-binding protein Dps gives MPSTRNDIPDNSRKAMIALLNARLVDAIDLRLAIKQAHWNVKGPNFIALHELFDQIQARVDTFVDDIAERAVALAGAAHGTTQAVAKGTNLQPYPQDLMDEKGHLQALADRIAAVGKLVRKAIDEADEASDKDTADLFTGISRQLDKDLWFIEAHLQ, from the coding sequence ATGCCGAGCACACGCAACGACATTCCGGATAATTCCCGCAAGGCGATGATCGCGCTTTTGAACGCGCGCCTGGTCGATGCGATCGATCTCCGCCTGGCGATCAAGCAGGCGCACTGGAACGTGAAGGGGCCGAACTTCATCGCGCTGCACGAGCTGTTCGATCAGATCCAAGCGCGCGTCGACACGTTTGTGGATGACATCGCCGAGCGCGCGGTGGCGCTCGCGGGCGCCGCGCACGGCACCACGCAAGCGGTGGCGAAAGGCACGAACCTGCAGCCTTACCCGCAAGATCTGATGGACGAGAAGGGCCATTTGCAAGCACTGGCCGATCGCATCGCCGCCGTGGGAAAACTGGTGCGCAAGGCCATCGATGAGGCCGATGAAGCGTCGGACAAAGATACGGCCGACCTCTTCACCGGTATCTCACGTCAGCTCGATAAAGACCTCTGGTTTATCGAGGCGCACCTGCAATAG